Proteins co-encoded in one Pseudomonadota bacterium genomic window:
- a CDS encoding type II toxin-antitoxin system RelE/ParE family toxin, whose translation MPRREGWKSIASVVQRKLDILEYAHVLADLRSPPGNRLEALKGNRSGFYSIRINQQWRILFRWDGRGPSDVDVVDYHD comes from the coding sequence ATGCCACGGCGGGAGGGGTGGAAGAGCATTGCCAGTGTCGTGCAGCGCAAGCTCGATATCCTTGAATACGCTCACGTACTGGCTGACCTGCGGTCTCCGCCAGGCAACAGGCTGGAAGCTCTCAAAGGCAATCGTTCCGGATTCTATAGCATTCGGATCAATCAGCAATGGCGCATCCTTTTCCGATGGGACGGACGAGGGCCGAGTGACGTCGACGTGGTCGACTACCACGACTGA
- a CDS encoding HigA family addiction module antitoxin, with protein MARVRKMKRRPTTPGEILNEEFLLPMGLTQKRLADHIGHDVKVVNRIVNGRSSVSADMALKLASALGTSPEFWLNAQKSVDLHEARARLVDLPPPLAEAG; from the coding sequence ATGGCTAGGGTTCGCAAAATGAAGCGCCGGCCCACGACGCCGGGCGAAATCCTCAATGAGGAGTTCCTGTTGCCGATGGGTTTGACTCAAAAAAGGCTCGCCGATCACATCGGACACGATGTAAAAGTGGTCAACCGGATCGTAAATGGTCGCTCATCCGTGAGTGCCGACATGGCCTTAAAGCTCGCCTCCGCTTTGGGGACCTCGCCCGAGTTTTGGCTAAACGCTCAGAAGAGCGTGGATTTACATGAGGCTCGAGCCCGTCTCGTCGACCTTCCGCCACCACTGGCCGAGGCTGGCTAG